The DNA region ATTATTGATAAGGTTGAATATATCCATTCTTTAGACCGTTTAAGCCTTGCTGAAGAAATAAATAAACGGGCTGACAGAAAAGTGAAATGTCTAGTCCAAGTTAATGCAGCAGGGGAAGAGTCCAAGCATGGATTAGCTCCTGAAGAAGTGATTGAATTCATCAAAAATCTTCGCCCATTTGGAAATATTATAATTGCTGGATTAATGACAATGGCCCCATTAACGGATGATCAAAAGCTACTTCGGGCTTGCTTTCGAAAGTTAGCTGACCTTCGCAATCAAATCAGAGAATTACAGCTTGATTTTGCCCCATGTACAGAACTTTCAATGGGGATGTCTAATGATTTTGATATTGCGATTGAAGAAGGTGCCACAATAATTAGAATAGGTACCGCACTTGTGGGTGAGGAAGGTTTGGAGGGAAAGACATGAAAATTAAATCAAAATTAAAAACATTTTTCTTTTTAGATGATGAATATGATGAGAATAATGAGGAGATTTATGAAAAGGCAGAACCGCTAAGGCCTCAGAAACAACCTGCAAAAGTACAAAATGTTGTAAGCCTTCAGAGTGTACAGAAATCATCATCATCAAAAGTAATTTTGGTTGAAGCGAAATCATATGCCGAGGCACAAGATATTACTGATGATTTAAAAAACAAACGAGCCGTGGTTGTGAATTTGCAACGCTTAAGCTATGAAGAAGGAAGACAAATTGTTGATTTTTTAAGTGGGGCAGTGTATGCATTAGGTGGAGATATTCAAAAAATTGGCTCAAGTATCTTTTTATGCACCCCTGACAATGTTGAAATTTCCGGGAATATTTCTGAATTAGTACAGGATCAAGAATTTCAAGATACGAGGTGGTAAGAGGGAATGGATATCATTTTTGATTTTTTGATTAGTTTAATTAATATCTATAAGTGGATGATGATTATTTATATTTTAATGTCATGGTTTCCGAATATGAGAGAATCACAAATTGGTTCTGTACTTGCAAGGGCATGTGAACCATTCTTAGAACCGTTCAGACGTGTTATTCCGCCTATTGGTATGATGGACCTATCTCCATTGGCAGCATTTTTCGTCTTGTCCTTTGCCCCTGCAGGCTTAAGGGTATTGCAGGGTTTGATTTCTTAAATAAACATTAAGACTTGTAAAAGCTTAAGGAGTTAATTATGAACATCTATCAGCATTTCCGCCCAGAAGAGCGGGAATTTATTGACCAAGTATTGAATTGGAAGGACTATGTTGATACAGCCTATACTCCTAAACTCACCGATTTCTTAGATCCAAGGGAACAGCATATATTGAAAACGATAATCGGTGAAAATGGAACTATAAAATATCAATTCTTTGGAGGACTCTCTGAAACCGAAAGAAAAAGAGCATTGATTATGCCAGAATATTTTAGCCCGACTTTGGAGGATTTTCAGATCACTCTTTTTGAAATAAACTATCCTACAAAATTTGTTACAATTGAACACCCTAAAGTTTTAGGGACTTTGATGTCCTTAGGCTTGAAACGAGGCAAATTTGGCGACATCTTAATAAAGGGTGAAAGAATTCAATTCCTTGTATCGAGGGAAATAAATGATTATATAAAAAATAATCTCGAATCAATTGGCAGAGCAACCATTCAGTTAAAAGAAGCAAGACTAGAAGAGGCAATCATTCCAGAAAATTCTTGGGTTGATCAGAGTGTTACGGTTTCCTCATTAAGATTGGACACCGTTATTTCTGGGATACATAATTTATCACGGCAGAAGTCTTTAAATTTCATCCAACAGGGGCTTGTTAAGATAAACTGGACCTTAACTGAAAACCCATCCTTTGAATGTTATGATGGGGACCTATTGTCTGTCCGCGGTTATGGCAGGGTGAAAATTTTGTCAATTGAAGGAAAGACAAAAAAAGAAAAATGGCGTATTATTGTTGGTAAGCAGAAATAATTTAGATAACGAGAAGGATTCTAGAAAACTTTGTCGAATATTAGCTTTATACATACGAAGAGAGATTGTTGGAGGTGGCACCATGCCGTTAACGCCGTTAGATATTCACAATAAAGAATTTAATAAAGGTTTTAGAGGTTACGATGAGGATGAAGTAAATGAATTTCTTGATCAAGTAATAAAAGATTATGAATTAGTGCTTCGTGAAAAGAAAGAAGTGGAAGAGCGCCTAACTGATATGAAGGAGCGTCTTGGACATTTTGTAAATATTGAAGAAACACTAAATAAATCGATTGTGATTGCTCAAGAAGCTGGTGAAGAGGTAAAGCGTAATGCTCAGAGAGAAGCAAAACTAATTGTTAAGGAAGCAGAAAAAAATGCTGACCGAATTATCAATGAATCTTTATCTAAAGCGAGAAAGATTGCTATGGAAATTGAGGACTTAAAGAAACAATCCAAAGTTTTCAGAACACGATTCAAAATGTTGATTGAAGCTCAGCTGGATATGATTAAAACAGATGATTGGGATCATTTATTAGAATATGAAATCGATGCAGAGGAACTAAAAATACATCAAGAAGAAGATTCATTAACTTGACGAATTGGTATTATTTCGCATATAATTTTTTAAATGAATAAATAGAATGCTTTTTGACAATGAAAGGGACAGTACAATTTTTTCTTATGCTTTTTTAAGCGAGTCGGGGACGGTGGAAGCCTGGTAAAAGTGGAAGGATTGGAAAATCACCCTTGAGTCCCAGGCTGAATCTCTTTTTATAGAGTCTAGGTTATGGCGTGTTATTCACGTTACGAATCTTCAAGAGGATTGTACTTATGTACAATAATCAGGGTGGTACCGCGGGAATAAACCTTCTCGTCCCTATTTTTAGGGATGAGTTGGTTTTTTTTATTTGTCAATTGGCTATTCTGTATATGAAGAGTGATCAGGAGGAAAAGAGATGGAATATAAAGATACGTTATTAATGCCGAAAACGGAATTTCCGATGCGCGGCAATCTACCGCAAAGAGAGCCTGAGATTCAGGCTAACTGGAAAGAATGGAATATTTATCAAAAAGTACAGGAGCGGACAAAGGGACGTCCAATGTTTGTCCTGCATGATGGTCCCCCATATGCTAACGGTGATATTCACATTGGACACGCGCTCAATAAAGTTTTAAAAGATTTTATTGTACGTTATAAATCAATGAGCGGCTTCCATGCACCATATGTTCCAGGCTGGGATACACATGGTCTTCCGATTGAGCAAGCCTTAACGAATAAGGGTGTAAAAAGAAAAGAAATGACCGTCGCTGAGTTCCGCCAGCTTTGCACCAAGTATGCTCTAGAGCAAATTGATAATCAGCGTGAGCAATTTAAACGGATTGGGGTTCGCGGCGATTGGGAGAATCCATATATCACGCTTAAGCCAGAATATGAAGCACAACAAATCAAAGTTTTTGGTGATATGGCTAAGAAGGGTTATATTTATAAAGGTCTAAAACCTGTATACTGGTCTCCTTCAAGTGAGTCTGCTTTAGCCGAAGCGGAGATTGAATACCAGGATAAAAAGTCTGCGTCGATTTATGTGGGCTTCAAGGTGAAAGAAGGTAAAGGTGTTCTAGATAATGATACACAAATTATCATCTGGACGACTACACCGTGGACAATTCCAGCTAATTTAGGCATTTCCGTTCATCCAGATTTAAACTATGTCGTTGTTTCTGCGAATGGAAGTAAATACTTAGTTGCTGAAGCTCTTTTAGAAGCGGTTTCCAAGGAAATCGGCTGGGAAGAAGTTGCTGTTGTTCAAAAGCTAAAAGGAATGGAATTAGAAAATATTGTTGCAGCACATCCATTATATAAGCGTGATTCTCTAGTTATGTTAGGGGAACATGTAACAACCGATGCTGGTACTGGCTGCGTTCATACGGCTCCTGGCCATGGGGAGGATGACTTCCATGTCGGTCAAAAATACGGTTTAGACGTATTGTGTCCTGTCGATGATAAAGGTGTTATGACAAGTGAAGCACCAGGTTTTGAAGGGTTATTTTATGATACAGCTAACAAACCAATTACCCAAGCATTGGAAGAAGCCGGTGCCCTGCTAAAGATGTCGTTTATTACGCACTCCTATCCGCATGACTGGAGAACAAAGAAGCCTGTTATCTTCCGTGCAACCGCACAGTGGTTCGCATCGATTAAAGACTTCCGGAACGATTTGCTAGATGCTGTTAAAGAAACAAAATGGATCCCAGCATGGGGGGAAACTCGTTTATTTAATATGGTTCGTGATCGCGGCGACTGGTGTATCTCCCGTCAACGTGTATGGGGAGTTCCAATTCCAGTTTTCTATGCTGAAAGCGGTGTGGAAATTATTACCGATGAAACAATTGAACATGTGTCAAACTTATTCCGTCAGTTTGGATCAAATATTTGGTTTGAGCGTGAGGCGAAGGATTTACTTCCTGAAGGGTTCACTCATCCAGGAAGTCCAAATGGCACCTTTACAAAAGAAACAGACATTATGGATGTTTGGTTCGATTCTGGGTCATCCCATCAAGCAGTTCTGTTAGAAAGAGATGACTTAGTTCGACCAGCAGATTTATATTTAGAAGGCTCTGACCAATATCGAGGCTGGTTTAATTCTTCATTATCCACATCTGTGGCTGTTACCGGTGAAGCACCATATAAGGGCGTGTTAAGCCACGGCTTTGTCTTGGATGGTGAAGGGAAAAAGATGAGTAAATCATTAGGAAATGTCGTAATCCCTGAGAAGGTCATGAAACAATTAGGTGCTGATATTTTGCGGCTTTGGGTTGCTTCTGTTGATTATCAGGCAGATGTTCGTGTTTCCGATCCGATTCTAAAGCAAGTGGCAGAGGTTTATCGGAAAATTCGTAATACCTTCCGCTTCTTGTTGGGAAACTTAGCAGATTTTAATCCTGCTAATGACTTGGTTGCTTATGAAAATCTTCGTGAAGTAGATCAATTTATGCTTGTGAAATTGAATAAATTAATTAAATCTGCACGAGTTTCCTATGATAATTATGAGTTTGCCGGAATTTATCACGCGGTTAATAATTTCTGTACGCTGGATTTAAGTTCATTTTATCTTGATTTTGCAAAGGATGTCCTTTATATTGAGGCATCTGACAATCAGGAACGACGTGCAATCCAAACGGTTTTATATCAATCGTTAGTAGCTTTAACGAAGATTGTTTCACCAATTCTTTCACATACTGCTGATGAGGTATGGAAATTTATTCCTTCAGTTGAGGAAGAGAGTGTCCAATTAACCGACCTTCCAGAGTATCAAGAGCTTGCAAATTCTCAGATGTTAGAAGAAAAATGGACTTCATTTATGAAGCTTCGAAACGATGTGTTAAAAGCGCTGGAAGAAGCACGTAATGAAAAGGTTATCGGAAAATCGTTAACAGCTAAAGTAACTTTATATGTGAACGAAGAAACGAAAACACTATTGGATTCTATTCAAGAGAACGTGAAGCAGTTGTTTATCATTTCAGCCTTTGAAGTGGCAGGAACGTATGACCAAGCACCTGAAAATGCGCTTAAGTTAGATACGGCTGCGATTGTTGTGACAAAAGCCGATGGTGAAACCTGTGAAAGATGTTGGGTTGTTACACCTGAAGTTGGAAAAGATTCTGATCATCCAACACTGTGCCCTCGTTGTGCCGAAGTAGTAAAAGAAAACTATGCACATTTAGCTTAATAAAAATAGCCCCATGCCATTGCACGGGGCTATTTTTTTCCGATTTTATCCTTCTCCGTTAATTGTTGTTTTGGTTGTCAATTGTTTTTCCGTGTTAGAAAAACGTTGATGTACACAATAAGACAAATGAGAAACGGGGGTAACATTATGGATAAGGTACAGAAACAACTATTTTTGGAACTCCGTCAAACACAATTAGAAATCCTATATTCTTTAAAAAATAAGCGCAAGGACGAATGGATAACATCTATTTTAGAGGCAGAACTGGCTGACATTAACGTAGCAATCGAAAAGCTTGAAAATGGCAGCTATGGTCAATGTGAAACATCTGGGGAACTTCTTTCAGACGATTTGCTCAAAAATATGCCAACGATAAAGTCTGCGAGGGATTCGGAAAACTTGGACCTCTTTTACCGAAAGCCAATCGACTCCTCTTTTTTCTAGGCTCTTTTCTCAAACTTTGTTGATACTTATAAATAATTTCTTTAGAGAATAGAGCTTGCAAACTTTATTCAAAGTGCTATTTAGCTGTATAACCGTAAAAACCGGCTTTTGGGTTTTTACAATAATCTTTACGAAAAGAGCATTTTTCTAAGGTTACATTGCCGTTATGCTTAATATTGTGCTAAAATGCTAAGGATAGTAAAGTCTCTTGCTGATGGAGGTATTTCTTAGTGTTTTATTATTATTTAATTGCAATTTTTATTATTTTGTTTGACCAGGTTACGAAGTGGCTTATCGTCAGCAGAATGCATTTAGGCGAAAGTA from Neobacillus sp. FSL H8-0543 includes:
- a CDS encoding YggS family pyridoxal phosphate-dependent enzyme; its protein translation is MKVAENLKLINQQIKNACSMVNRAPEEVKLVAVTKYVSIERACEALEAGITDLGENRDEGLIAKWEVLADKPIWHFIGTLQTRKVKNIIDKVEYIHSLDRLSLAEEINKRADRKVKCLVQVNAAGEESKHGLAPEEVIEFIKNLRPFGNIIIAGLMTMAPLTDDQKLLRACFRKLADLRNQIRELQLDFAPCTELSMGMSNDFDIAIEEGATIIRIGTALVGEEGLEGKT
- a CDS encoding cell division protein SepF, yielding MKIKSKLKTFFFLDDEYDENNEEIYEKAEPLRPQKQPAKVQNVVSLQSVQKSSSSKVILVEAKSYAEAQDITDDLKNKRAVVVNLQRLSYEEGRQIVDFLSGAVYALGGDIQKIGSSIFLCTPDNVEISGNISELVQDQEFQDTRW
- a CDS encoding YggT family protein encodes the protein MDIIFDFLISLINIYKWMMIIYILMSWFPNMRESQIGSVLARACEPFLEPFRRVIPPIGMMDLSPLAAFFVLSFAPAGLRVLQGLIS
- a CDS encoding RNA-binding protein codes for the protein MNIYQHFRPEEREFIDQVLNWKDYVDTAYTPKLTDFLDPREQHILKTIIGENGTIKYQFFGGLSETERKRALIMPEYFSPTLEDFQITLFEINYPTKFVTIEHPKVLGTLMSLGLKRGKFGDILIKGERIQFLVSREINDYIKNNLESIGRATIQLKEARLEEAIIPENSWVDQSVTVSSLRLDTVISGIHNLSRQKSLNFIQQGLVKINWTLTENPSFECYDGDLLSVRGYGRVKILSIEGKTKKEKWRIIVGKQK
- a CDS encoding DivIVA domain-containing protein, with product MPLTPLDIHNKEFNKGFRGYDEDEVNEFLDQVIKDYELVLREKKEVEERLTDMKERLGHFVNIEETLNKSIVIAQEAGEEVKRNAQREAKLIVKEAEKNADRIINESLSKARKIAMEIEDLKKQSKVFRTRFKMLIEAQLDMIKTDDWDHLLEYEIDAEELKIHQEEDSLT
- the ileS gene encoding isoleucine--tRNA ligase is translated as MEYKDTLLMPKTEFPMRGNLPQREPEIQANWKEWNIYQKVQERTKGRPMFVLHDGPPYANGDIHIGHALNKVLKDFIVRYKSMSGFHAPYVPGWDTHGLPIEQALTNKGVKRKEMTVAEFRQLCTKYALEQIDNQREQFKRIGVRGDWENPYITLKPEYEAQQIKVFGDMAKKGYIYKGLKPVYWSPSSESALAEAEIEYQDKKSASIYVGFKVKEGKGVLDNDTQIIIWTTTPWTIPANLGISVHPDLNYVVVSANGSKYLVAEALLEAVSKEIGWEEVAVVQKLKGMELENIVAAHPLYKRDSLVMLGEHVTTDAGTGCVHTAPGHGEDDFHVGQKYGLDVLCPVDDKGVMTSEAPGFEGLFYDTANKPITQALEEAGALLKMSFITHSYPHDWRTKKPVIFRATAQWFASIKDFRNDLLDAVKETKWIPAWGETRLFNMVRDRGDWCISRQRVWGVPIPVFYAESGVEIITDETIEHVSNLFRQFGSNIWFEREAKDLLPEGFTHPGSPNGTFTKETDIMDVWFDSGSSHQAVLLERDDLVRPADLYLEGSDQYRGWFNSSLSTSVAVTGEAPYKGVLSHGFVLDGEGKKMSKSLGNVVIPEKVMKQLGADILRLWVASVDYQADVRVSDPILKQVAEVYRKIRNTFRFLLGNLADFNPANDLVAYENLREVDQFMLVKLNKLIKSARVSYDNYEFAGIYHAVNNFCTLDLSSFYLDFAKDVLYIEASDNQERRAIQTVLYQSLVALTKIVSPILSHTADEVWKFIPSVEEESVQLTDLPEYQELANSQMLEEKWTSFMKLRNDVLKALEEARNEKVIGKSLTAKVTLYVNEETKTLLDSIQENVKQLFIISAFEVAGTYDQAPENALKLDTAAIVVTKADGETCERCWVVTPEVGKDSDHPTLCPRCAEVVKENYAHLA